The window ACTCTTCCTcgcgaatttaaatacaatcatCCAAATAATATTGCCAGAGATCGAGAACGACGAGTAGGAAGTAGTAAGGTGACATCTTCACGTTTTTATTTACCTTCTACCAATAGCTCTGATGGTAGGTATTTTTTCAAACTGtactaaaatttataattatatcttatgaaatgtattacGTCAATTTGTTTCTCAGGTGATGTAGATAGTGCGGATAACGAAGATGAAACAGATTCCGAGGTACATTTTCGTATGAAGAACAATCACAGGCATAATACTAATGGTGAAacacagcagcagcaacagcaacagcaacgatATATATTCGAAGATAGTAACAAAAATGAATTCTTGCACTCTAATTCAGACTCTGTGTCGGCTGTTATCATTTCTGGGAATTCATATCTGAGTAACTCTCAAGGATTGTTGCGACCAAGTCAATTATTCAGAAACAGGGTTAAACACGAAACGAAGCTTTGAAGTTTCTAAGTGCTTCTATTAAGAGATTGTATAATAGCTAATTGAAGATCTGAAACAAAAAAGACTGTATGTgatctatttttataaaatttatactttttttaatCGAGATTGACATTCCTAGGGTGCAGAGCATGTTTGTACATAAAGTAACAACGAAGCAACGaagtaacattttttaaatagcaCCGTTTCATTTGTTCCTTGTAAATGATGGGGAAACCATGTACAAATTTAATATGTGTCGATTTACCAGgtatgtttatttaaataatcagtTTTACAATTTAAGAACTTAggattcaaaataattaattttagtattttacttattatacaaattctttttcaataaattatttgttttcgCAATTGtatcgtataaaaaaaaatacatagccTAAAAACTGTAAACAATATCACTTTTTTATActtgaatatttgaatttattgtattttttatcAGTTAGGAATTTTTTAGTTAAAATTACAATCTTACACATGtagcaaaaatatttattatgaacTGTTTAATTTATTGATAGCTACAATTAAATAAACCGAAATGAATATACAATACAAATGATATAAGATACTTTATACGTGTATCTTTTTGTATTGTATATGGCATATTTTCATGTCTATTAAAACTATACAAATCAGTAGTTATgtacaacaaaatcgttatatAAAAACCATTTACATCTGTATaaagaatttataaatttatatgttGTGCAATACCAGTTTGTTGATAAAAAAATACTGATCTTTGTGCTGACATAACTATTTCATAAAGTAATAGTAcgatatatatacaataaaagtTAACAAGGAACAATAATGAAAGTATCATATTTTTGATACTTTGATTGAATTCAGATACCTTTTaaagaataatttcattcttaAAATTTCTTGTAAGTTCTTTGTGCGGTAAGACGatagaatttaatataattttctcagCTGCTAAACGTACACTAGTACCtgaaatgtaaataatgtagcattatctttctttttaaatcgttttttaaattaatacattACTTACCGAGAATTGTTATAGAAGGATTGAGCTTGCCATTAGTATTAAATAGGGGCAAGTTTTCCATTTTTGTAAATGGCTTGTCAGGATTAGGATCACATGGTGTTCCCTCTATGCGCGCCCATTCACCTACATAGCTGCTTTTCCCAACTATGCTATGTAAAACAATAGAATGTGCTTGGATGTGCGCATTAGCTAATATAATTGACTCTCTTAATCTAACACCAGGAGCAATAACAGCATTTGGACCTATGCTCACATTTGGACCCAACTGTAAATAATGTTTTCCaatttatatccaatgtacatagtttaaaattacaaaaataacagATATTTCTTTACCACTGCTGTTGAATGTACAGTAGCTGAAGGATGAATATATACATCACCAATAATCTGACATGGTCCATTAACTGTAGTAGCAAGGCGGCTTGGATGTTTTGCTTTATAAAGAGCCAAATAATGTCGATTAGCATATATAGCGGAACCTGCTGTTTTAACCTGTGACCACCATCTCAGAACAGGTAAGGCAAATAAACGGCCAGTTCCGGCTAGACGTGTTAATATATCTTGTTCAAAAGATATATGAGCTGGATCTTTACCATTACCATTGAATTgtctataaaataattttacattgcaGCATTTACATCTGAACAAATAAGTTTTAAGAGGTCTTACGTAAAATTCTCTTGATGTTGTCCTGCATAAAATGCATCAGCCATAGTTTGGAAAATATCTAATGAAGCAAGATAAATTCCACAGTTTATTAGAGGTGAAACAAATGTTGATGGTTTCTCCACATAGTGAGCAACTACTCCTTCTTTATCCAGAACCATGCATCCATAATTCAAAGACTGCTGTCTTGTTGCTTCCGTGGCCATGATA of the Osmia lignaria lignaria isolate PbOS001 chromosome 7, iyOsmLign1, whole genome shotgun sequence genome contains:
- the Gmppa gene encoding GDP-mannose pyrophosphorylase A: MILKCVILIGGPSKGTRFRPLSLDIPKPLFPIAGLPMIQHHIEACSKVKNLNEILIIGSYLASDLSQFIQEMASTYNIIIRYLQEFTPLGTAGGLYHFRDQIRSGGPTYFFVMNGDVCADFALQEIVEFHTEKQALLTIMATEATRQQSLNYGCMVLDKEGVVAHYVEKPSTFVSPLINCGIYLASLDIFQTMADAFYAGQHQENFTQFNGNGKDPAHISFEQDILTRLAGTGRLFALPVLRWWSQVKTAGSAIYANRHYLALYKAKHPSRLATTVNGPCQIIGDVYIHPSATVHSTAVLGPNVSIGPNAVIAPGVRLRESIILANAHIQAHSIVLHSIVGKSSYVGEWARIEGTPCDPNPDKPFTKMENLPLFNTNGKLNPSITILGTSVRLAAEKIILNSIVLPHKELTRNFKNEIIL